The Clostridioides difficile genome has a segment encoding these proteins:
- a CDS encoding HAMP domain-containing histidine kinase, which translates to MRRIFDKWEKLSIKYKLFSITTSLLIALALIIYLILYFLLPSYYHEYKIESLQESLKSLVDSSIHFDTYTLEERLYYMAKDQNLAILLKDNQGKIVYGKNEVVILRYSKYMINSIEDEYRTSIPIYTKDSKDGPYSLELVMPLQPIDEANEVIRKLMPYIISIAILIAIIGAYIYSIVITKPLINIIESEREQEYRRKDFVATISHELKTPITIISGQIEGMIYSVGKYKDRDTYLKKSYECTQELKDLVNEMIEVSKSEILEKDLKLVSINISELLNRLVKRQVFLIEEKHMKTILQIEESLEIKADQERITKAINNIINNAIKYSPEGSELIIRLYDKNKQINKKTSNQRVILEIENTGVTIEKRYLEEIFNPFYRIEKSRSRKTGGSGLGLYIVSQIFKTHGFEYSIKNKENSVVFTVEFKN; encoded by the coding sequence TTGAGAAGGATATTTGATAAGTGGGAAAAATTAAGTATAAAGTATAAATTATTTTCCATAACAACATCATTATTAATAGCATTAGCTTTAATAATATATCTAATTTTATATTTTTTATTGCCATCATATTATCATGAGTATAAAATTGAGTCTCTTCAAGAAAGTTTAAAGTCTCTAGTAGATAGTTCAATTCACTTTGATACATATACTTTAGAAGAACGACTTTATTATATGGCTAAAGATCAGAATCTTGCTATTTTATTAAAAGATAACCAAGGAAAAATTGTATATGGTAAAAATGAAGTAGTTATTTTGAGATATAGTAAGTACATGATTAATAGTATTGAAGATGAGTATAGAACATCTATACCTATATATACAAAAGACTCAAAAGACGGACCATATAGTTTAGAACTTGTTATGCCATTACAACCAATTGATGAAGCAAATGAAGTCATAAGAAAGTTAATGCCATACATTATATCAATAGCGATATTAATAGCAATTATTGGAGCATATATATATTCAATCGTAATAACAAAGCCCCTTATAAATATAATAGAGAGTGAAAGAGAGCAAGAATATAGAAGAAAGGATTTTGTTGCAACGATATCACATGAGTTAAAAACTCCAATAACCATAATAAGTGGTCAAATTGAAGGAATGATTTATAGTGTAGGTAAGTATAAGGATAGGGATACTTACTTGAAAAAATCCTATGAATGTACACAAGAGCTAAAAGATTTAGTAAATGAGATGATAGAGGTTTCAAAATCAGAAATACTAGAAAAAGATTTAAAACTAGTATCAATAAATATAAGTGAGCTTTTAAATAGACTGGTAAAAAGACAAGTATTTTTAATAGAAGAAAAACATATGAAAACTATTCTACAAATAGAAGAGAGCCTAGAAATTAAGGCAGACCAAGAGAGAATAACTAAAGCAATTAATAATATAATAAATAATGCTATAAAATATTCTCCTGAAGGTTCAGAGCTTATAATTAGACTTTATGATAAAAATAAGCAAATAAACAAAAAAACTTCTAATCAAAGAGTTATTTTAGAAATTGAAAATACTGGTGTGACTATAGAGAAACGTTACTTAGAAGAAATATTTAATCCATTTTATAGAATAGAAAAATCTCGTTCAAGAAAAACTGGAGGAAGTGGACTAGGTCTTTATATAGTCAGTCAAATTTTTAAAACTCATGGATTTGAATATAGTATAAAAAATAAGGAAAACTCTGTAGTATTTACGGTTGAATTTAAAAATTAG
- a CDS encoding alpha/beta hydrolase — translation MYINEQTKVNINGKPQYVSIRSEKENLPLLLYLHGGPGDAALPLVLKYNKDLEKHFTVVIWEQRGAGKSYYDFADSTITIDIFLQDIYTLSKYITKRFHQEKLFLLGHSWGSVLGLKFITMHPEMVLTYIGCGQVVNMKKSCKVAYDYALTNANKKSIEKLKRIDCSYVGNDWLNDLLYVTNQVVKHKGSLYEKTNYNNLIKPFLFSRYYTIMDLYRRQKGSMQSIKHLWQELMQTDFENQVKYKIPVIFIEGKHDKHVSSTLVKEYFDTIETEKQFFWFEKSCHFPQWSESQRFNELLIELLT, via the coding sequence ATGTATATCAATGAACAAACTAAAGTTAACATAAATGGTAAACCTCAATATGTTTCAATACGGTCTGAAAAAGAAAATTTACCATTATTACTCTATCTTCATGGTGGTCCAGGTGATGCTGCACTTCCTTTGGTTCTAAAATATAACAAGGATTTAGAAAAACATTTTACAGTTGTCATTTGGGAACAGCGTGGAGCTGGAAAATCATATTATGACTTTGCTGACAGTACAATTACTATTGATATTTTTTTGCAAGATATTTATACTTTATCAAAATATATAACCAAACGGTTTCATCAAGAAAAACTCTTTTTATTAGGGCACTCTTGGGGGTCAGTATTAGGACTTAAATTTATAACAATGCACCCAGAAATGGTTCTAACATATATTGGATGTGGACAAGTTGTAAATATGAAAAAATCATGCAAAGTTGCTTATGATTATGCACTTACCAATGCCAATAAAAAATCGATTGAGAAGTTAAAGAGAATAGATTGCTCCTATGTCGGAAATGATTGGCTAAATGATTTGCTTTATGTTACAAATCAAGTTGTAAAACATAAGGGCTCACTTTATGAAAAAACGAATTACAATAACCTCATTAAACCATTCTTATTTTCAAGATATTATACTATCATGGATTTATACCGACGTCAAAAAGGTAGTATGCAATCTATAAAACATTTATGGCAAGAGCTTATGCAAACAGATTTTGAAAATCAGGTCAAGTATAAAATTCCTGTTATATTTATAGAGGGAAAGCATGATAAACATGTATCATCAACTTTAGTAAAAGAATATTTTGACACAATAGAAACAGAAAAACAGTTTTTCTGGTTTGAAAAATCATGCCATTTCCCACAGTGGAGTGAAAGCCAGCGATTTAATGAACTTCTTATTGAATTGCTTACCTAG
- a CDS encoding DeoR/GlpR family DNA-binding transcription regulator, which translates to MFAEERIQAILNILKKEGRVTVKELSSKFDVTEDCIRKDLKNIEKISSIRRIYGGAVLVRETLENQDTKDRKEINIPTKKIIAEKAFNLITDRETIFLDISTINILLAKLLAESNKKVTLVTNMLDILNVVTSKPNNLNIISTGGLLNLSLDGFVGTPTIDFISRYKFDKTFMGSCGVDVFNSSLTTFEIEDGLTKKAIINSSKKVFIVMEDKKFKFDGNFKFAHLEDISSIITEKSPTPDIVNTLSEFNVNVL; encoded by the coding sequence ATGTTTGCAGAAGAAAGGATTCAGGCTATATTAAATATCCTAAAAAAAGAAGGAAGAGTTACTGTAAAAGAACTCAGTTCAAAATTTGATGTTACAGAAGACTGTATAAGAAAAGATTTGAAAAATATAGAAAAAATTTCTTCAATACGAAGAATTTATGGTGGAGCTGTACTAGTCAGAGAAACTCTTGAAAACCAAGATACAAAAGATAGAAAAGAAATTAATATACCGACAAAAAAAATAATAGCAGAAAAAGCCTTTAATTTAATTACAGATAGAGAAACTATATTTTTAGATATATCTACAATTAATATATTGTTGGCTAAACTGTTAGCTGAAAGCAATAAGAAAGTAACATTGGTCACAAATATGCTAGATATACTAAATGTAGTTACTTCAAAACCCAATAATTTAAACATAATTTCTACTGGTGGTTTATTAAATCTTAGCTTAGATGGATTTGTTGGCACTCCAACAATAGATTTTATATCAAGATATAAATTTGATAAAACGTTTATGGGCAGTTGTGGTGTAGATGTATTTAATTCTTCTCTTACAACATTTGAAATTGAAGATGGACTTACAAAAAAAGCCATAATAAATTCAAGTAAAAAAGTATTTATAGTTATGGAAGATAAAAAATTTAAATTTGATGGAAACTTTAAATTTGCCCACTTAGAGGATATTAGCTCTATAATTACAGAAAAATCCCCTACTCCTGATATAGTAAATACTTTATCAGAATTTAATGTGAATGTTTTATAA
- the fsa gene encoding fructose-6-phosphate aldolase has product MELILDTGNIEEIKELCTYLPVDGVTTNPSIVSKEKKNFKQLMSEIGEIIGEDMPIHAQVLSTKYEDILEEALYISSLRENIYVKIPVTQDGLRAIKDLHKKGIKITATAIFTAHQGFLAAKAGANYVAPYVNRLDNISGDGVSMVSELIKIIDTYNMDTKVLAASFKNAQQVIELMKCGVHSVTVPYDICKSMINHPLTDWSVDKFIEDWENTFGKGSKTNNI; this is encoded by the coding sequence ATGGAACTAATCTTAGATACAGGTAACATAGAGGAGATTAAAGAGCTATGTACTTATTTACCAGTTGATGGTGTAACAACAAATCCAAGTATTGTTTCAAAGGAAAAAAAGAATTTTAAGCAACTTATGAGTGAGATTGGTGAAATTATAGGTGAGGATATGCCTATACATGCTCAAGTATTAAGTACAAAGTATGAAGATATATTAGAAGAAGCATTATATATAAGTAGTTTGAGAGAAAATATATATGTGAAAATACCTGTAACACAAGATGGTTTAAGAGCTATAAAAGACCTTCATAAAAAAGGGATAAAAATAACTGCTACTGCAATATTTACAGCTCATCAGGGCTTTTTAGCTGCAAAAGCTGGAGCAAATTATGTTGCACCTTATGTAAACAGACTTGATAATATATCTGGTGATGGTGTATCGATGGTTTCAGAACTTATAAAAATAATAGATACTTATAATATGGATACAAAGGTACTTGCTGCTAGTTTTAAAAATGCGCAACAGGTTATAGAATTAATGAAGTGTGGAGTACACAGTGTTACAGTACCATATGATATTTGTAAATCTATGATAAATCATCCATTGACAGATTGGAGTGTTGATAAATTTATAGAAGATTGGGAAAATACTTTTGGAAAAGGTAGCAAAACAAATAACATTTAA
- a CDS encoding SLC13 family permease has protein sequence MGIILKPKQFCISIIVTSILYVFLNYSFNIKFSICLSFLTILIWAVDSVEKTVVALVFVVLAFIFNIAPLNVILQFLFTENFYIIILAYIITNAVAKTGVAKIISEKLILNTVDTPRKMIFLSYILGVLLIFFIPQPFPRVILVSAFYKEFFKKQHLTEDSKSILLFSIFTASTFTSMFFVNGDTLLNYVVLELGNCNINWSQWAFYMSVPTIITCFITYFLFIFVFKKELSLIKFVSCNNLNSNKLQFSYSNLKKEFHLLSDEQKHVFLCLGIMFFMFLTQFIHNLNTLIIMSICVLLLLLKRIIDFNTLKEINWRVLIFFIAAFSIGGVLKYSGVVDIMGNYLIKLIPNSSKTISILFLITLTIVLNICLGSAVTTSSVVIPLLGSLHILKENSIILCLFVYIVVSIQYILPFHHATIMVGHGENLYNSKVIFKYGLTLIPLTYFIIICITFPWWRFIGLEI, from the coding sequence ATGGGTATTATTCTTAAGCCAAAACAATTTTGCATAAGTATTATAGTTACTAGCATTCTTTACGTCTTTCTTAATTACAGTTTCAATATAAAATTTTCTATATGCTTATCTTTTTTAACTATCTTAATATGGGCTGTAGACTCTGTTGAAAAAACAGTAGTTGCACTAGTCTTTGTAGTATTAGCTTTTATTTTTAATATTGCTCCTTTGAACGTTATTTTACAATTTTTGTTTACAGAAAATTTTTATATAATAATCCTTGCTTACATAATTACCAATGCAGTTGCAAAGACAGGTGTTGCTAAAATTATTTCTGAAAAATTAATTTTAAATACTGTAGATACCCCTAGAAAAATGATTTTTTTATCATATATTTTAGGTGTATTATTAATATTTTTCATACCACAGCCATTTCCAAGAGTCATTCTTGTGTCAGCCTTTTATAAAGAATTTTTTAAAAAACAACACTTAACTGAAGATTCAAAATCTATACTTCTGTTCAGTATATTTACAGCATCTACATTTACATCAATGTTTTTTGTAAATGGAGATACTCTTTTAAACTATGTAGTCCTAGAACTTGGAAATTGTAATATAAACTGGAGTCAGTGGGCTTTTTATATGTCTGTTCCAACTATAATTACTTGTTTTATAACTTATTTTTTATTTATATTTGTTTTTAAAAAAGAATTGTCTTTAATAAAATTTGTTTCTTGTAATAATCTTAATTCTAATAAGTTGCAATTTTCCTATTCTAATCTAAAAAAAGAGTTTCATTTATTAAGTGATGAACAAAAACATGTATTTTTATGTTTAGGAATAATGTTTTTTATGTTTTTAACTCAATTTATTCATAATTTAAATACACTAATTATAATGTCTATTTGTGTACTTCTTTTATTGTTAAAAAGAATAATTGATTTTAATACTTTAAAAGAAATAAATTGGAGAGTTCTTATTTTTTTTATAGCAGCATTTTCGATTGGAGGAGTTCTAAAGTACTCTGGAGTTGTTGATATAATGGGAAACTATTTAATAAAATTAATTCCAAACTCTTCAAAAACTATTTCAATATTATTTTTAATAACCTTGACAATAGTATTGAATATATGTCTTGGAAGTGCTGTCACTACATCCTCTGTGGTTATACCATTACTTGGAAGTTTACATATACTTAAAGAAAATAGTATAATTCTTTGCCTTTTTGTTTATATTGTAGTAAGTATACAATACATATTGCCTTTTCATCATGCAACAATAATGGTTGGACATGGTGAGAATCTATATAATAGTAAGGTTATTTTCAAGTATGGTTTGACTTTAATTCCTTTAACCTATTTTATAATAATCTGTATAACATTCCCTTGGTGGAGATTTATAGGTCTAGAAATTTAA
- a CDS encoding MATE family efflux transporter produces the protein MKDLTTGNEGKSIFFFAMPMLIGSLFQQLYNTADSIIVGRFIGKEAMAAVSGANPIMFLLVAMLMGVSLGFSILISQFYGSGDLKKVKATIDTTYILLFIGSILISVIGIVFAGPMLKLMNTPESVFNQSKLYLTIIFSGILFSAGYNSVSAILRGLGDSVTPLYFLIIATILNIVLDLTFIVVLKMGVEGVALATIMAQAVSFIISIIYLNKKHKVLKFKIKGLVYDNKIFKEGLRLGLPSGVQQMLFSIGNMALQFLVNSYGTSAMAAFGAGLRIENFISLPIMNLGSAVSTFVAQNIGAGENERVKKGIRESIKMALILAIVVVALILLFRENLITLFNTDKDVIKIGSSYLFIIGPFFLFIGTSFVLSSAMKGAGDSMFALISSVVSLWLGRIPASYLLSQFFGTDGIWMGIPFGWTLGLIVTVIYYKKGYWKTKAIVNHRINE, from the coding sequence GTGAAAGATTTAACTACAGGTAATGAGGGAAAATCTATATTCTTTTTTGCTATGCCTATGCTTATTGGTAGTTTATTTCAACAATTGTACAATACTGCTGACAGTATCATAGTTGGCAGATTTATTGGTAAAGAAGCTATGGCAGCAGTCTCAGGTGCTAATCCTATAATGTTTTTACTAGTAGCAATGCTTATGGGCGTCAGTCTTGGCTTTTCTATTTTAATTTCACAATTTTATGGCTCAGGAGATTTAAAAAAGGTAAAAGCTACTATTGATACTACATATATACTTTTATTCATTGGCTCTATATTAATAAGTGTCATTGGAATAGTGTTTGCTGGACCTATGCTTAAGCTTATGAATACTCCAGAATCAGTTTTTAATCAGTCAAAACTGTATCTTACTATAATATTTAGTGGAATCTTGTTTTCTGCTGGATACAACTCAGTAAGCGCAATACTTAGAGGACTTGGAGATTCAGTAACTCCACTTTATTTCTTAATAATAGCCACAATTTTAAATATAGTTTTAGATTTAACTTTTATTGTAGTACTGAAAATGGGTGTTGAAGGTGTTGCTCTTGCCACTATAATGGCTCAAGCAGTATCATTCATAATTAGCATAATATACTTAAATAAAAAACACAAAGTCCTTAAATTTAAAATTAAAGGGCTTGTATACGATAATAAAATATTTAAGGAAGGACTTAGATTAGGACTTCCAAGTGGAGTTCAACAAATGTTGTTTTCAATTGGAAATATGGCTCTTCAATTTTTAGTTAATAGCTATGGTACATCTGCTATGGCAGCTTTTGGAGCGGGGCTTAGAATAGAAAATTTTATAAGTTTACCTATCATGAATCTTGGTTCTGCTGTCTCCACCTTTGTTGCTCAAAATATAGGTGCTGGTGAAAATGAAAGAGTTAAAAAAGGAATTCGCGAATCTATAAAAATGGCTTTAATTCTAGCAATTGTTGTCGTTGCTTTAATTTTATTATTTAGAGAAAACTTAATTACTCTATTTAATACAGACAAAGATGTCATTAAAATTGGTTCTTCTTACTTATTTATAATAGGACCTTTTTTCTTATTTATTGGTACTTCTTTTGTACTTTCAAGTGCAATGAAAGGTGCTGGTGATTCTATGTTTGCTCTTATAAGTTCAGTAGTATCATTATGGCTTGGAAGAATTCCTGCTTCTTATTTGCTTTCTCAATTTTTTGGAACAGATGGAATTTGGATGGGTATTCCTTTTGGTTGGACTTTAGGTCTTATTGTTACAGTCATCTATTATAAAAAAGGTTATTGGAAAACTAAAGCTATTGTAAATCATAGAATTAATGAATAA
- a CDS encoding NCS2 family permease, translating to MQTTNSSTMQKLFPILTNKNVDMKKEVIAGVTTFLTMAYIIAVNPNILSATGMPAGALVTGTCLAAAFGCILMGMVANLPFALASGMGLNAFFAYTVVLQMGVPWGVALTAVFVEGIIFIILSVSGVREAVVNAIPKNMKLAVTGGIGIFIALIGLVNCGIVIGDEATLIKMGKFTPAVIIACVGLIIIAVLDKKRVKGSILFGIVVSSLLAWGFAFMNPEYAQKLGIYLPSGIFKFESLAPIAGKIDLGYVLHPTNIGGFFVIVCTFLFVDFFDTVGTLVGVCSKANMLDEKGNVPNVGRALLTDAVATTVGAGLGVSTVTTYVESSTGVIAGGRTGWTAVTVGVLFLVAMFFSPVFIAIPSCATAPALIYVGYLMLGTVKDIDFDNITEGVPAFVTIACMALTYSIGDGLTLGILTYVFVNVFYNIFGAKKAEDKKHVSVVMIVLAILFIIKLWLL from the coding sequence ATGCAAACAACAAACAGTAGTACCATGCAGAAACTTTTTCCAATTTTGACTAATAAAAATGTTGACATGAAGAAAGAAGTAATTGCTGGTGTGACTACTTTTTTAACTATGGCTTATATAATAGCTGTAAATCCAAATATTTTGTCAGCAACAGGGATGCCAGCAGGTGCTCTTGTTACAGGGACATGTCTAGCAGCAGCATTTGGATGTATTTTAATGGGAATGGTTGCCAATCTTCCTTTTGCTTTAGCATCAGGTATGGGTCTTAATGCATTTTTTGCATACACAGTAGTCTTACAAATGGGTGTTCCTTGGGGAGTAGCTCTTACAGCGGTATTTGTAGAAGGTATCATTTTTATAATATTATCAGTAAGTGGAGTTCGTGAAGCTGTTGTAAATGCAATACCAAAGAATATGAAACTTGCAGTTACAGGTGGTATTGGTATATTTATTGCACTTATAGGTTTAGTTAATTGTGGAATTGTAATTGGAGATGAAGCTACTCTTATAAAAATGGGTAAATTTACTCCAGCAGTAATAATTGCTTGTGTAGGATTAATAATTATTGCAGTATTAGATAAAAAAAGAGTTAAAGGTTCTATACTTTTTGGAATAGTAGTAAGTTCATTACTTGCTTGGGGATTTGCATTTATGAATCCAGAATATGCGCAAAAATTAGGTATATACTTACCTAGCGGAATATTCAAGTTTGAAAGTTTAGCACCAATAGCAGGTAAAATAGATTTGGGATATGTATTACATCCAACAAACATAGGTGGTTTCTTTGTAATAGTTTGTACATTCTTATTTGTTGACTTCTTTGATACAGTAGGTACATTAGTAGGGGTTTGTTCTAAAGCAAATATGCTAGATGAAAAAGGAAATGTTCCTAATGTAGGTAGAGCTTTACTTACAGATGCAGTTGCAACTACAGTAGGTGCAGGGCTTGGAGTATCTACAGTTACAACTTATGTTGAGAGTTCAACAGGAGTTATTGCAGGTGGAAGAACTGGATGGACAGCAGTAACAGTTGGAGTTTTATTCTTAGTAGCAATGTTTTTCTCTCCTGTGTTTATAGCAATTCCATCATGTGCTACAGCACCAGCTTTAATTTATGTTGGGTACTTGATGCTTGGTACAGTTAAGGATATTGATTTTGATAATATAACTGAAGGTGTTCCAGCTTTCGTTACTATTGCTTGTATGGCATTAACTTATAGTATAGGTGATGGTTTAACTCTAGGTATATTAACTTATGTTTTTGTAAATGTATTTTACAATATATTTGGAGCTAAAAAAGCTGAAGATAAGAAACATGTTTCTGTAGTAATGATTGTTCTTGCTATATTGTTTATAATAAAACTTTGGCTATTATAA
- a CDS encoding DEAD/DEAH box helicase: MNTFEQLKISSTLINGLKKQDITSPTEVQSLVIENIMQNKDLLINSQTGTGKTLAYVLPIFEKIDTSKRETQALILAPTHELVMQITNQIELLSKNSEIPLTSLALIGEVNMQKQIKNIKSIKPHIVIGTCGRVLDLIKQKKLKSHNIKTIVLDEVDNLLNGKNITCVEDIIKTTLRDRQIIGCSASLTDSTIKICDKFMKEFELIKTKENSQINPNINHTYMLGEIRDKFTFLRKTLAATNPKRAIVFVNNEKNIDVIVSKLNYHNYKAIGIFGNMAKEDRKNAINKFKLGKAKILVTTDLSARGLDIVDISHVFNLDFPNSKNEYLHRCGRTARGNRSGDTISIITKKELDIIKDLQKEFNITIVPKALEKGKLVDIPK; this comes from the coding sequence ATGAACACATTTGAACAATTAAAAATAAGTTCTACTCTAATAAATGGACTTAAAAAACAAGATATAACTTCTCCAACAGAAGTTCAGTCACTTGTTATAGAAAATATAATGCAAAATAAAGATTTATTAATCAATTCACAAACTGGAACAGGAAAAACACTCGCATATGTTTTACCTATCTTTGAAAAAATTGATACATCAAAAAGAGAAACTCAAGCTCTTATACTTGCACCAACACATGAATTAGTAATGCAAATCACAAATCAGATTGAATTATTATCAAAAAACTCAGAAATTCCTTTGACTTCACTAGCCTTAATTGGAGAAGTTAATATGCAAAAACAAATAAAAAATATAAAGTCTATAAAACCTCATATAGTAATAGGAACTTGTGGAAGAGTTTTAGACTTGATAAAACAGAAGAAGTTAAAATCACACAACATAAAAACTATCGTTTTAGATGAAGTAGATAATTTATTGAATGGTAAAAACATAACTTGTGTAGAAGACATAATAAAAACTACATTAAGAGATAGACAAATCATAGGCTGTTCTGCAAGTCTTACAGATAGTACTATAAAAATTTGTGATAAATTTATGAAAGAATTCGAATTAATAAAAACAAAAGAAAATTCACAGATAAATCCTAATATAAATCATACATACATGTTAGGTGAAATCAGAGATAAATTCACTTTTCTTAGAAAAACATTAGCTGCTACAAACCCAAAAAGAGCTATTGTATTTGTAAATAATGAAAAAAATATAGATGTTATAGTATCAAAATTAAATTATCATAATTATAAAGCAATTGGGATTTTTGGAAATATGGCAAAAGAAGATAGAAAAAATGCTATAAATAAATTTAAACTTGGTAAAGCTAAAATTTTAGTTACAACAGATTTATCTGCTCGTGGGCTTGATATAGTAGATATAAGCCATGTTTTTAATTTAGATTTTCCAAATAGTAAAAATGAATACCTGCATAGATGTGGTCGAACTGCCAGAGGAAATAGAAGCGGAGATACTATTTCAATAATAACAAAAAAAGAACTAGATATTATAAAAGACTTACAAAAAGAATTTAATATAACAATTGTGCCTAAAGCCTTAGAAAAGGGAAAATTAGTAGACATACCCAAGTAA
- a CDS encoding ABC transporter ATP-binding protein, giving the protein MLKINNVSKSYKNKKVVNNISFEVNDGEIFGFIGHNGAGKTTTIKAIVGIHDFEGGEILINSKSIKKQSVECKKEMAYIPDNPDLYEALTGIQYLNFIADIFEVDKNEREELIKYYSNKFEINKALGDLISSYSHGMKQKLAIISALIHNPKTLILDEPFVGLDPKASFILKEIMKEFCKKGGCIFFSTHVLEVAEKICDKIAIIKDGNIIAYGTTEEVKGNNSLENIFMELIEK; this is encoded by the coding sequence ATGTTAAAGATAAACAATGTATCTAAATCATATAAAAATAAAAAAGTAGTAAATAATATTTCATTTGAAGTAAATGATGGAGAGATTTTTGGATTTATAGGTCACAATGGTGCAGGAAAAACTACTACTATTAAAGCAATTGTTGGGATACATGATTTTGAGGGAGGAGAAATACTTATAAACTCCAAATCTATAAAAAAACAATCTGTTGAGTGTAAAAAGGAAATGGCATATATTCCTGATAATCCAGATTTGTATGAAGCTTTAACTGGAATACAATACCTTAATTTTATAGCAGATATATTTGAGGTAGATAAAAATGAAAGAGAAGAATTAATAAAATACTATTCAAATAAATTTGAAATTAATAAGGCATTAGGTGATTTAATATCTTCATATTCACATGGTATGAAACAAAAACTAGCTATAATTTCAGCTTTAATCCATAATCCTAAAACTCTAATTCTTGATGAACCTTTTGTAGGTCTTGATCCAAAAGCTTCATTTATATTAAAGGAAATTATGAAGGAGTTTTGTAAAAAAGGTGGGTGTATATTTTTCTCAACACATGTCCTAGAAGTTGCTGAAAAAATATGTGATAAGATTGCCATAATAAAAGATGGAAATATAATTGCTTATGGAACTACTGAAGAAGTGAAAGGAAATAATTCTCTTGAAAATATTTTCATGGAATTAATAGAAAAATAA